Part of the Fervidobacterium thailandense genome, CGTCAATTTCAAACTCCACTTCCTGGCCTTTTCCTATTCCGAGGGAGAGGATTGCCAAAATGTTTTTGATGTTGACAACCTTATCCTTGTATCGGAGGTTCACACTGGCTGAATATTTTTTCAACTCCGTCACAATTTCCGTTAGGGGTTTCAGGTGGAAACCTTCTTCCTTCTGAACCACAAAGCTCAGCTTTCGCATCGTATCACTCCTTATCATAATTTATCACTTTTTATCAGTTTCAATCAAAATATATCACTCAATGTACAAATCACCGAAATCCGTTAAACTTTTATTTTTTGAGATAAACAGCATTCTCGACCGTGATACTGCTCTGTTCTTTCTTGGATGCTTCATTTCTCGAAAAAGCTTGTGGTTTTCTGTCGAAGGTGGTAGAAACGAACTGTATAGAGGCGATTAAATGGGATAGAAAGAAAAATGGTTCATTAAACAGTGCTTATTACGTGAAACTATTCACAATAAATCGTGACTGTCCAGCCTTTCGGCGTTACAATATAACGTGAAAAATATCACTAAAACGAATAAGCCTGGAGGTGCTCCACGTGGATTACTTGTTAACCAAGGAACAGCTTCTTGCAAGGAAGTTTTTTAAGGAATTCGTGGAAAAGGAAATAAAACCGATTGCTGCGGAAATAGACGAGAATGAAACGTTCCCACACGATACAGTTAGGAAAATGGGTAAACTTGGATTTTTCGGAATTCCGTTTCCGAGGGAAGTTGGAGGTGTTGGCGGGGACTATTTAACCTACATAATGGCCGTTGAAGAAATTGCTAAGGCATGTGCCTCAACTGCCATAATTCTTTCGGCGCACGTTTCGTTGTGTTGCTGGCCGATTTTTGCTTTCGGCACCGATGAGCAGAAGAGAAAGTACCTTCCAAAGCTCCTCACCGGGGAGAGTTTGGGAGCGTTCGCACTAACCGAACCAAACGCGGGAAGTGATGCTGGAAACCAGCAAACAACGGCAAAGCTCGTTGGAGATGCCTACATACTGAACGGAACAAAGGTTTTTATAACAAACGGTGGGGTTGCCGATGTGTTCATCGTTTTTGCGTCAACCGACAAATCCAAAGGTGCTAAGGGTATTAGTGCGTTCATCGTTGAAAGGGGATTTGAGGGTTTTTCAATAGGCAAGGTGGAAAGGAAGATGGGAATCAGAGGTTCATCCACCGCCGAGTTGATCTTCGAAGATTGTGTTGTTCCCAAGGAGAACTTGCTTGGAACCGAGGGAAGTGGGTTTAAGATTGCTTTGCAAACCCTCGACGGCGGACGCATTGGTGTCGGAGCACAGGCACTGGGAATTGCCGAAGGCGCTATCGCTGAGGCAGTTAAGTATGTAAAAGAGCGGCGTCAGTTCGGAAAGCCCATCGGATCGTTCCAGGGGATTCAGTGGTACCTGGCAGATATGATTACGAAAGTCGAGGCTGCAAGATTGTTGGTATACAATGCGGCGATAAAAAAAGAAAAAGGAATCCTCAAAAGCTCAGATGCCGCAATGGCCAAGAAATTTGCATCCGATGTTGCGATGGAAGTCACCACACAAGTGGTCCAGATTTTCGGTGGTTATGGTTATTCGCGCGAGTATCCAGTTGAACGAATGATGAGGGATGCAAAGATAACCCAAATTTACGAAGGAACAAACGAGATCCAAAGGATCGTTATCGCATCCGATTTCCTGGGAAAAATATGATAGTTCTCGGAAAGGTTAAGGAGGTTAACGTTTTATGGAAATAATCGTTTTCGCGAAGCAGGTTCCTGACACAACCGAGATCAAGGTCGATCCCGTAAAGGGTACGTTGATACGTGATGGGGTACCATCTATAATGAACCCGGAGGATAAGAACGCTCTCGAGTTGGCGCTGACTTTGAAAGACAATTTCGGCGCGAAAGTCAAAGTAGTTACGATGGGACCACCCCCAGCTGAAGAAATCCTGCGAGAAGCGTACGCAATGGGTGCCGATGAGTGTTATTTGGTTACAGACCCGCTTTTTGCGGGAGCGGATACCTGGGTAACGAGTCTCATACTTTCGAGAGTCGCAAAAACAATAGGGTTCGACGTGATACTCTGCGGACGTCAAGCGATCGACGGGGATACGGCACAAGTTGGGATGGAAATTGCCGAGCATCTCGGTATTCCGGTTGTAGCTTACGCTGTTGAAGTATCCTACAACGGTGAGTATTTTAAGGTGAAGCGCGAACTTGACGATGTTTACGAAGTGATACTCGTAAAACCACCGTGCTTGATTACGTGTACTCGAGACTTGAACGCACCAAGGTACATGAATCTGTACGGTATCTTCGAAGCGTTCAAAAAGGAAATAAAGGTCATCAACAACGACATTCTGAAATTCGAAAAGACCGAGGTGGGACTTATCGGTTCACCAACGAAGGTAAGACGAACGTTCACAAAAGGACCAAAAGGAGAAGGTAGAGTTTTCCAGGGAAACTTGGATGAAGCTGTTGACGAGTTCTTGAGAATCGTAGAGAAGGTCAGAGCTTAGGTCGGGAGTGTGATGGCAAATGGTGATGGTGTTCTGCCAACAAGCTAATGGTGAACTCCACAAAGTAGGACTTGAATTGGTTGGTAAAGCTTCAGAGTTGGGTAGAGATCTCAACGCTCCAGTAACCGCAGTAATTCTGGGAAACGACATCCGACACCTTGCACCGATACTTATCCAGCACGGTGCTGATAGAGTGATCATCGTCGAGCATCCGTTGCTGGAGGCGTACAATGTTGACTTACACACAAAAGCGCTGTTCGAAGTAATCGAACACGAGCGTCCGGAAATACTTTTACTTGGTGCGACGCAACTTGGTCGGGAACTTGCTCCAAGACTTGCGGCGCGCCTGAAGACAGGTTTGACAGCCGATTGTACAAATCTTGAAATTGATCCAGAGACGAAGCTGTTGTTAATGACAAGGCCGGCGTTCAGCGGTAATCTCATGGCCACGATCGTATGCCCAAGCCACAGACCTCAAATGGCAACGGTTCGACCCGGTGTTTTCCCGATACCGACTCCGAATCCACAGAGACACGGTGAAATAGTTGAGTTCAAGGTCAGAATCTCACTCGAGGATACATTGCTGAAACTTGAAGATGTTATCCTCAAGGTGAAAAGGGACGCGGACATCTCAAACGCAAAGATCATAGTTGCTGGAGGCCGTGGTATAGGTTCAAAAGATGGTTTTGAAACGTTGAAAGAACTTGCCGAGCTTCTTGGGGGAACAGTAGCAGGCTCACGCGCTGCAGTTGAAAATGGTTGGATCGAACGTGATAGACAGGTAGGTCAGACCGGAAAGACCGTTAGGCCAAAACTGTACATTGCGGTTGGGATTTCAGGGGCGATTCAGCACTTAGCTGGGATGCAAGATAGTGAATTTATTGTAGCAATAAACAAAGATCCAGATGCACCGATAATGAAAATTGCCGATTTGGGAATAGTTGGTGATTGGAAACAAGTCGTTCCAAGGCTCATCAAGTCTCTGAGGAAATTAACTGACAGACAACTAACCGAAGAATCGGTGAGTTTGATCAGCTAACCCACTCATTGCTTTACTAATC contains:
- a CDS encoding HPr family phosphocarrier protein, which encodes MRKLSFVVQKEEGFHLKPLTEIVTELKKYSASVNLRYKDKVVNIKNILAILSLGIGKGQEVEFEIDGEDEAEVEQILRERIVNI
- a CDS encoding acyl-CoA dehydrogenase — translated: MDYLLTKEQLLARKFFKEFVEKEIKPIAAEIDENETFPHDTVRKMGKLGFFGIPFPREVGGVGGDYLTYIMAVEEIAKACASTAIILSAHVSLCCWPIFAFGTDEQKRKYLPKLLTGESLGAFALTEPNAGSDAGNQQTTAKLVGDAYILNGTKVFITNGGVADVFIVFASTDKSKGAKGISAFIVERGFEGFSIGKVERKMGIRGSSTAELIFEDCVVPKENLLGTEGSGFKIALQTLDGGRIGVGAQALGIAEGAIAEAVKYVKERRQFGKPIGSFQGIQWYLADMITKVEAARLLVYNAAIKKEKGILKSSDAAMAKKFASDVAMEVTTQVVQIFGGYGYSREYPVERMMRDAKITQIYEGTNEIQRIVIASDFLGKI
- a CDS encoding electron transfer flavoprotein subunit beta/FixA family protein; amino-acid sequence: MEIIVFAKQVPDTTEIKVDPVKGTLIRDGVPSIMNPEDKNALELALTLKDNFGAKVKVVTMGPPPAEEILREAYAMGADECYLVTDPLFAGADTWVTSLILSRVAKTIGFDVILCGRQAIDGDTAQVGMEIAEHLGIPVVAYAVEVSYNGEYFKVKRELDDVYEVILVKPPCLITCTRDLNAPRYMNLYGIFEAFKKEIKVINNDILKFEKTEVGLIGSPTKVRRTFTKGPKGEGRVFQGNLDEAVDEFLRIVEKVRA
- a CDS encoding electron transfer flavoprotein subunit alpha/FixB family protein; the encoded protein is MVMVFCQQANGELHKVGLELVGKASELGRDLNAPVTAVILGNDIRHLAPILIQHGADRVIIVEHPLLEAYNVDLHTKALFEVIEHERPEILLLGATQLGRELAPRLAARLKTGLTADCTNLEIDPETKLLLMTRPAFSGNLMATIVCPSHRPQMATVRPGVFPIPTPNPQRHGEIVEFKVRISLEDTLLKLEDVILKVKRDADISNAKIIVAGGRGIGSKDGFETLKELAELLGGTVAGSRAAVENGWIERDRQVGQTGKTVRPKLYIAVGISGAIQHLAGMQDSEFIVAINKDPDAPIMKIADLGIVGDWKQVVPRLIKSLRKLTDRQLTEESVSLIS